In Cyclopterus lumpus isolate fCycLum1 chromosome 2, fCycLum1.pri, whole genome shotgun sequence, the genomic stretch ACGGATGTGCGATTCTGAATGCTGTGACCAGACGAGTTGGAAGTCTCTATCCCGAGCTCCAGCAACACTTTTATAATTCTACATTTCTGGAACACTTATTTGTATGACCTCTGTCCCTACATTCCTCAAGGAAAGGGGTGTGCCCCCCAGCTGTACAATATGTCTCCCAGGTGGAGATGGCAGCTCCGTGTTACAAACCCCGGGCCTCCGCGAAAGGTCGCCGCCTGACATTCGTCCAACCTGACGTTCATTTATTCTCTCGCAGCGGGGCTGCAGCTGACACCTGGCTGGATCCCGTGCATGGCCGGCGTGCCACTCATGCCTTGGAAAAGACCCAGAAAACCTGAACTGAGGGGGAAGTAGAGGAGGGAGCGGACGAAGGAGCGGAAGACCTTTAGTTTGAGAGGAGGACAAATCTGAAAGTAAGATAATTTGacccataaaaacacatttatgggTGAATCGCATGTCAAAATCTGTTCAGCACATTTCTTTGGACACAAAAACACCTCAACTGCAATAAGTAAAGTgcaatgattgtttttatttatgatgataaacacaattacaaatgtaAACTCATTTAGTCAGCCTTCTCAGATCTAGGTTAAAGTTGCGCATGCTTTTTTGTTGCTTACTCTGGTATCCATGTGTATCAGAGTATAATAGATTAGGAAATGTGTGCTAAACGTAGTGTACAGTAAACATATTGGCTTAGCTTGCATTTTTAGTAATTGCCCAGAAAGAAAAATCCCCAAAACTTTGATCTCTTTGGTTTCTTTGTTTCAGAAGGAAAACATACATTCACCCGTCACTGTTTATTTCCCCACTGTGCTCTTGGCAGCACTTTGCCAATCTAGAAACATGTTTAAAGGATTattttcaacccccccccccgtctcccgAGTCGGCTCTTAATTACGATATAGcatgtgcgttgtgtgtgtatccccTCAAGGATGTGAGGCGCTGGGGGTTTTCCACAGTATGTTTGAATGGATGTGTAAACAAGGACCAAGGTCAGGCAGTAGGGGGGTTTGGTTTGACTCTGAGCACCGCCTGCTGGTCGAGGACGCACACGAAGGCCTAATGTTTAAAACGGTGTACATCTTAGTTGGCTGGAAAGCGAATAATAAACATCAATAACCTGTTTGAGGTGGAGTCGGCCATTCTGGAGGAAGATTGGTGCTATTTGAACTCAAAAGCTAAACAAATAGTAGCAACCCCAGAAGTACCGttcctctcgctccctctctggCCTGTGCACGAGCGCGAACGCCCCCTGTGCCGATTGGCTGAAATAGCATGGTTAGTTTCCCGTTTGCAGAGAAAGTGCCGAGTAAGAGATTCACTGAATCGCAACAATTTTATGGGTCGCTCTGCCAATTTTACACATTAAGATCAGTTTATTAGTGCAGTTGCTTCATGAGTTTGTGGCTCAGATGATATTAAGTATGCTGGCTTTTAGAGACCGCAAATGCATACTTTTGTACTTGCTTTCTTCTCCACTGCAGAACAATGGCAGCTGTACCCCTCCACTCTCTCTGCCTACCCCTCACAgtgctgcagctgtgtttattACCCCTGGCCCACGGCGGGGCGTATTATGGACATAAACAGCCTCCTCAGCAGCACCAGCCCTTGCCTCAGTACAATGATGGGTACCCTCAGCAGCAGTTCTTGGGGAACGAGATGCCGCACCTGCCTTATGGCAAAGAAGGGTCATCGCTGCCTCAGTATGGAAAAGAGCTTCCTCAGCTGCCTTTGCAAATGGGCAAAGAGAGGCCACTGATTGAAGGCAAAGGTGAGGgcgacagatatatatatatatatatatatatatatatatatatatatataaatatgtatacatacaactTTTGATTGACTTGAAAGGATCCAGATAAACATTTGTATCTtataatctgttttttttttggtggtaaATGAGGAGCCGACCTAAATTGCCACCATTACTGAACGCTAGGGGGCGCCGCAGTCATCTATTTTCCAATTGAATGAGTAATAAGCTATAAAGCCCAAACTAGCATTATTAACCAGTATCACAAATATTTTACCGTTTCATAAATGTTGAAATGGCAAAACTTGATATCAGAAAAATGGATATCAGATCACATCGGGCGCATTTGATTTTTGCTAATCAATCACTGGTGACCAACGTATTTGCATTGATCTAATGCGTCGCCATGAAACCTTGTTTACAGGACAAACGTTCCCCAGGGGGGCCAAAGGTCCACCTCCCCGTATTCCCGGTGGAGAAGGTCTCAGAGAGGGACCGCAAGGAGTTCAGGGTCCCACGGGACCAACGGGACCGCCGGGACCGCAAGGTCCCCCTGGGCTACCGGGCCAGGGATTGTCGGGGCTACCGGGAAAGCCGGGGCCTCCCGGTCCTCAAGGCTACCCGGGAATTGGAAAACCTGGCATGCCAGGATTGCCAGGCAAACCCGGAGGACCCGGATCGCAAGGGCCAAAAGGTGACCTCGGTCCTCACGGTGGCGAAGGACAAACTGGACTTTCTGGGCCTCCGGGGCTCCCGGGTCCCCCCGGACTCCCGGGGATTTCAAAACCAGGGGGTCAAGGGTTTCCGGGCCAGCTGGGTCCTCTAGGGGAGCCCGGCACAAAAGGTGCACCTGGGTTTCCCGGTCCTCCGGGCTCCAAGGGAGAGAAAGGACACGGTCAGCCTGGTTTGCCAGGTTTGAAAGGGCCGCACGGACCACCGGGTTCACCTGGAAACGTAGGCATCCCTGGGGTCGGCAAACCTGGCTTGAACGGTCAACCTGGACAACCGGGGATACCGGGAAAACTCGGTCCTCCTGGAGATTCGGGGCCGGCAGGGCCTCCCGGCGAAAGAGGTCAACCGGGACCATCGGGCTTGCCGGGAATTggaaaaccaggaaaagacgGTTTAAGAGGACAACCGGGGTTCTCTGGAGGGAAAGGAGAATCCGGCCCTCCCGGTTTACCAGGGGGCCCAGGCTTGCCAGGTTATGGTAAACCAGGCTTTCCGGGACCCAAAGGTCACAAGGGACACGCCGGTCTTCCTGGACCTTCGGGCCTAAAAGGCGATAAAGGGCACGCGGGTCTTCCGGGGGTCATTGGTTCCACTGGTCCTAGCGGTACGCCCGGCCCACCGGGACCGATGGGGAATCCCGGTAGTCTCGGCTTCCCGGGGCAAAAGGGAGAAGACGGTGTCGGGGGACAAAAAGGATATCCAGGAACGAAGGGTGAATCGGGGTCCCCGGGGCTTCCGGGACAGCCGGGTTCGTCCGGTGTCGGTGGACAACTGGGTCTGAGAGGTTTACAAGGGCCTATCGGACCTAAGGGAGAAGCCGGCACAAAGGGTTCACCTGGTTCCCCTGGTGCAGCGGGATTAACTGGatcgagaggagggggggggcaacccGGAGAGACGGGCTACCGGGGACCACAAGGTATCCCTGGGCTTACGGGACCGGGAGGACCACTCGGACCTCCCGGGCGGCCGGGGCCAAAAGGCGAAACGGGCCTACCTGGCAAACCTGGCTATCCCGGGGAGGGAAAGCTAGGATCCCCCGGTCACGCGGGTCCTCAAGGTAACCCTGGGCCGAGTGGCCCTGCCGGACTTCCGGGGCAACCGGGACAACCGGGACCCCCCGGTCCTCCCGGACTATCTGCCGCATCTCCCGACCTCGGACAGATCCTACCGGCGACGGGCCCGTACACTGGGCAAAAACAAGGTTACAAGAAGCTAAAGAATGGAGGCGACGCGGGTGGAAACGGTGCGGAGATGCCCGCGTTTACGGCTAAGCTCACAAATCCATTCCCTCTGGTTGGCTCTCCTGTCATCTTTGACAAGCTCCTGCACAACGGCAATCAGGACTACAATCCCCAAAATGGTGTTTTCACCTGCAGCGTACCGGGGGTCTACTACTTTGCCTACCACGTCCACTGCAAAGGGAGTAATGTGTGGGTGGCACTGATGAAGAATAATGAGCCGGTAATGTACACGTATGACGAATACAAAAAGGGCTTGCTGGATCAGGCGTCGGGGAGCGCCGTGCTCCCGTTGCGAGAGGGAGACACTGTGTATATGCAGCTGCCGTCTGACCAGGCCGCGGGACTTTATGCTGGTCAATATGTCCACTCGACGTTTTCTGGATACTTACTGTACCCAATGTAAGAAGGAGGTGACGGTGTCTTTTACCAAACGTGAGGTCAAACTAGGGGTGtctgaataatgtttttttcatataaTAGCAACATATTTCATTGAATTATTCTTTGCATTACATTCATCGCATCAATAGATCTAAGTCGAGTTTACATTGTGCATTTATTCTTATATCCATCCACACGCAATATATCAGTGCTCACGTCATGGCTGGAATAGTTCCTGGAACAATGAGGCTTTTTGTTGCAcaattgtttttaaactttacaGTTATATACTGTGCACTGGGCACATACGAACGTATTGGTTTCATTGTAAAAGGCATGTATTCACCGCTGGCATAATGCTGTAGTCATCTTACAGTCACGACATTATTGTTAGTcttttatggtatttttgtaatACGATAATACCATCATCTGTATTTGAGTGACTTTTTAATCCAAAGTCCACAACGGAACAGTTTGGGCCACAATTTGGCAGTCAAACTCTAATTTGATTGTCtgtaatttatttgtttgactACTGATTATTTGGGATTTTGTTAATTTCTCTGTGTTGACGGTAAATGACggaatacatttcaaaatgcatGTTCTGtgtcaaaacacaaatattgaaaaatatGCTCATACTCGTACCCATTCATACCACCgcgtgtctttttatttttatactttatttctttattttgtaatgttcTTTCTCAACTTTGGACAATAGTGCACAGCATAAAATGGGAAACAGTGGCAAATTATGTGAATTGCGTTGCTTCGATTGGTCGATTattggtttaataaaagaaatgtaaacattGGTCTTTGAGTTTCATTTTCATTACCGTCACACTGTGCTGCATGCAATGGAAATGTCCTATACACAATGACGTTTTTTGTCTATTTCAGAAGTGTGCATTCATCAGTTTAATTTGCAGATGGTAACGGTGGGGTTTATATTAACAAATGTGTAGACTAATTTGTGAATAATTTATCAATATAATTATTAACGAGAGCAGAAAGTACAGTATTTCCCTCTGAAAGTAGCAGATTAGTAGTTTTAAGTGGCAGTAAAcgtaaattaattaattctgcCGAGACTTTGTAAAGCAAGTTGTTTTTGATGTGCCGCTTGTATGACACGGAACGGGAACTTGCGCGAGACCGAGTGTGACCAATCAGAGTTCGACGCGTCACACTTCCGGTCTGCCTCCCCCGGTGAATGGATCTCGTTAGCTAGCGGCTAGCAGGTCTCCCTGTTTCATCCAGCGCATTTATGGTTTAACTCTACAACAGCGGCCAACAACAGGTAAGTGCAATGATGAACGTCAAACTAAATTCACGTGACAGTGTTGGCAATTTAGCCCCCTCCATTTATCGCACGCCGTCTAGCTAACACTCGCTAGCATTAGCTCGTCAACCGCCGTTTATGTCACGCTGTGTCCGTCAAGCTGCAGTGTTGCTGCTCGAATGAATGCGTTGTGAAGATGGAGAATGATGTGGTGGAGCAGGAACAGAGGGGCCATCGATGCGGGGGAGACGTGTGGTGGCATTTGTTTAGTGATTTGGGGCCAGTGGTGAGGGTTTGAGGAAGTTAGCTTTCTATctgtgttgatggaggaggtgacgaGCTGCCTGTTGTCGGCCTAGCAGTGAACATGGAGACCATGGTTGCGTTTAATTACAGTAAACAAGCTGCACCACCAGCCATGGGGGAGCAGTTAGAATGAAGTATTCAACCTTGTAtaatggctgtgtgtgtgtgtgtgtgtgtatgtatgtatgtatgtatgttctctttaatgaatgtttatttgatagggacagtgcacattaatataaacatttgtcTAAatgagttagccaagaggctgtttttcatctgtagtcccaagaggcagatgttatgaaacaaacctaaaaacataagatgacatatacaatgtacaaacacGCACAATAAAATAAGGGACaactatgttaaaatggacaaaataaaaacatccatgtcagagtaaattaaatatataaccacagacaggtaaacaacaacaaaagacatacatgcagTTGGAGTGAATGGTCGACCGGCAAagtcaagacagacagacagtcaacaactgaccgactgtcaacaactgactgactgactgaggaCGGGTAGGAGCAGTTACAGtctagtgctgacagagctggtACTAATGGACCATTTGTTTGTCTCGGCTTTAAAAGAATGATTGTAGATCTCTGATTGATCCTGGAATGGAGGTCCAGTGTACTGCTGCCTAGAAGCGCTTTTCTTGAGAGGgacaatacaataatacaataataatactacaatCCCCTCTTGTGAGCTGATGTCCAGGTCGTGTGGTGACAGATTgtttgagaggaggagaggtcaaGCATATATAGGccatgtgtatacgtgtgtgtgtatatatatgtatctgtgtgtgtgtatatgtatatatgtatgtgtatatatatatgtatgtgtatatatatatatatatgtgtatatatatatatatatatatgtatgtgtatatatatatgtgtgtgtatatatatatatatgtatgtgtatatatatatatatatgtatgtgtatatatatatgtgtgtgtgtatatgtatatgtgtatatatatgtgtatatatatatgtgtatatatatgtgtatatgtgtatatgtgtatatatatatgtatatatatgtgtatatgtgtgtatatatatatatgtatatgtatatatatatgtatatgtgtgtatatatatatatatatatgtatgtatatatatatgtgtatgtatatatatgtatacacatacatatatatatgtatatgtatatatatatatgtatatatgtatatatatatacatatatatatatatgtgtatgtgtatgtatatatgtatatatatatatgtgtgtgtgtgtatatatatatgtgtatgtatatatgtgtatatatatgtatatatgtgtatgtatatatatatgtgtatgtatatatgtgtatatatatgtgtatatatatatatatatatgtgtatatatatgtgtatatatgtgtatatatatatgtatatgtgtatatatgtgtatatatatatatatatgtgtatatatgtgtgtgtatatatatatatatatacacacacatatatacacatatatatacatatatatatatatacacatatatatatatatatatatacatatatatacattatatatatatatatatatatatatatatacacatatacatatatatatacatatatatatacacatatacatatatatatacacatatatgtatatatgtgtatatatgtatatatgtgtatatatatatgtgtgtatatatatatgtgtgtatatatgtatatatatatataatgtatatatatatgtatatatatatgtgtatatatatatatatatatatatatacacatatatatatatatatatatatatatatatatgtgtgtatatatatatatatgtgtatatatgtgtgtgtgtgtatatatatatatatatatatatgtgtatatatatgtgtatatatgtatgtgtatatgtatatatgtgtatatatatatgtgtatatatatatgtatatatatgtgtatatatatatatgtgtatatatatgtgtgtgtatatatgtgtgtatgtatatatatatgtatgtgtatgtatatatatatatatgtgtatgtatatgtatgtatgtgtatatatatatatatgtatgtatatatatgtatgtgtatatatgtatgtatgtatgtatatatatatatatatgtgtgtatatatatgtgtgtgtgtgtgtgtatatatatatatatatatatatgtgtatatatatatatatgtgtatgtatatatatatatatatatacacacacacacatatatatacacacatatatatatatatatatatgtatgtatatatatatatatatatatgtatatatgtatgtatatatatatgtgtgtatatatatatgtgtgtatatatatatatatatgtgtatatatatatatatatatatatgtgtgtatatgtgtgtgtgtgtatatatatatatatgtgtatatatatatatgtatatatatatgtgtatatatatgtatatatatatatgtgtgtatatatatgtatatatatatatatatatgtatatatatatatatatatatgtatatatatatatgtgtatatatatatatatatatatatatatatatatgtatatatatatatatgtatatatatatatatatatgtgtatatatatatatatatgtatatatatatatatatgtatatatatatatatatatatatgtatatatatatatatatgtatatatatatatatatatgtatatatatatatatatatatgtatatatatatatatatatatatatgtatatatatatatgtatatatatatatatatatatgtatgtatgtatatatatatatatatatatatatatatatatatatatatatgtgtatatatgtatgtgtatatatgtatgtatatatgtatatatgtatatatatgtatgtatatatatatatatatatatacatatatatatatatatgtatatatatatatatatatgtgtatatatgtatgtgtatatatgtatgtatatgtatatgtatatatgtatatatgtatatatatgtatatatatatgtatatatatatatatatgtatatatatatatatgtatatatatatatatatatgtatatatatatatatatgtatatatatatgtatatatatatatatgtatatatatatatatgtatatatatatatgtatatatatatgtatatatatatatgtatatatatatgtgtatatatatatatatatatatatatgtgtatatatatatatgtatatatatatatgtatatatatatatatatatatatatgtatatatatatatgtatatatatatatgtatgtatatatatatatatatatgtatatatatatatatatgtatgtatatatatatatatatatatatatatatatatgtatatatatatatatgtatatatatatatatatatatatatatgtatatatatatatatgtatatatatatgtatatatatatatatatatatatatatgtatatatatatatatatatatatatatatatatatatatatatatgtatatatatatatatgtatatatatatatatatatatatatatatatgtatatatatatatatatatatgtatatatatatatatatatatgtatgtgtatatatatatatatatacacacacacacacacacgtcatttagctgacgcttttatccaaagtgacttacaataagtgaatgaaaccacgagtacaaactcagaaacACAAGAATGGAGAAAGTAACATTTGTTTAATACAGttaactacaaagtgccatcagtaagagacattaaaGTGGTGCTACGTCCCTATTCAATGTATGGTtgaaaaataagtgtttttagtttgtgcaGAGTCTGTTGGTGTGGGAGGGTTGTTAGTTCCAGAgtgagagatgaagaagtggtcagaagCAGCAAGTGGAGTTACGGTGAGGTTAGATGAAGAGTAGCAGGTCAAATGACTTCAGTCTGGATGTGAAAGTCACCCACAAGgatgagggggggagggggcgtcTAGTTGTTCCAAGAAGTCTCCTCAggaaccaggtggacggtagagaacaacaatggttactGCATGAAAGtgaaaagacagtggggtaaacaATGGGAGTGGGTAGAGAGAACAATGGCATTTGGgggagatgagtagacctgtgtaGCTTTGTTTTGTACCTTGTTGTAATTGCAGTTGTTAAGAGGGAACGAAGCCGAAGCCGCCCCCGAGAAAAGACTCCCACGGAAGACTCCTGTCTTTAtactccgagtcttcatacgccGCTTCACTTTGCTCCCTGCATTTACCCCTTGGTTGACGagcattagcattagctacagctgtgtcCACCCTCCCCCAGCTCGTTGAAGCACTTGCTGCTGCTTGTCCAACTGATTGCAGACAAAGACTTTTGTTGCCTCCAGATATCCACCATGGCTTCTCGAGCGGGTCCCAGAGCAGCGGGTACAGACGGCAGTGACTTTCAGCACCGGGAGAGGGTCGCCTCACACTACCAGATGAGGTAGGATCCACCAGCTCGTGTCATATTTAATCAACAATGCATTAACCGCTTCACTCAACGCCGTCTCATTTGCCACAGCGTTGCTCTGAAGTCTGAAATCCGTAAACTCAACATTGTCCACGTGCTCATCTGGTTGCTGGTGGCAGCTCAGGTAAGGCAGGCCTCTTTCTTTGACTACCGGTTGGAGCCGGTACAGCAGACTTGTGACTCTGCTCTTTTCTCAGGTGACCGTGAGCCTGCTCAGCCTGGTGTCGTACAAGGTCGTGGCCTCTCCGTACCAGTGGGAGTACCCGTACCTCCTGAGCATCGCCCCCACCGTCTTCAGCTTCTCGGCGTTGCCGCGCAACAACATCAGCTACTTGGTCGTCTCCATGATCGGCTCCGGCCTCTTCTGCGTGGCCCCGCTGATCTACGGCACCATGGAAATGTTCCCTGTGGCGCAGCAGCTGTACCGGCACGGCAAGTCCTACCGCTTCATCTTCGGCTTCTCGGCCGTGACCGTCATGTACCTGGTGATCGTCATCGCCGTGCAGGTGCACGCCTGGCAAATCTACTACAGCAAGAAGCTGCTGGACCAGTGGTTCACCAGCACgcaggacaagaagaagaaatgacatCTTGTGCTTTTATTGGAAGTACTGTCTTCTACATTCGACTGCTGCATCACTCTGTACATTAATCCACGGCATGTTTGTCCCTTCAGACAACTGGAAGAAGACTGTATTCACTTGCAAGTTTTTTTGATCcaaaaaataaagtttcattTTACACTGactgacaataaaacaaacatgtacaaAAATTAGCCTTTTATTTAAAGCCATCAAGAAGAATTTCATGATAAAATTAACTTATACAAATACAGCATTAAACCAAAAATCTCTTCAAActacattattaaaataaacaaaaccaacaatttAGCCCTGCAGAACTATGAAAAATACCACCACAACAAATAAAGGTTAattcacaaaataataaaactctCATTACACGGTAATGAACAATGACATGTTTCACAGAAACCACCAGAATCTGCCTCATTTCGGCAAATCATATCACGATAGGTTGGACTGTCTGACTGACAGTGTTTTTGGAGCTTCACTTAAGCTTTTAAATATTTCCCTTTCAGGATCTTCCGCAcctggagagaaaagaaacattctTAAACACCTTCATTTATACTAAGGAGCATGTTTTCACTCATTCACGCAGCCCACCTGTTCACCAACGGGTCCCTCTGGCGCCAGGAGAGACGGCAGCTCCTTCTCCAGGTTCCTGCTCCCGGGGTCGGCGCCTCTGCTCATCAGCAGCCACGCCGCTTCCACCTGAGTGTCGAGGTTCTGCAAAGAGCTGACGATGTGCAGCGCCGTGTTTCCACTGAACGTCTGAAACGTACGGACgcacacattttttgtttttcctccacttGTGAATTTaattccaaaaaaaagaaacaacctcACCTGAAGATTGACCACCGACAGCGAAGAGGGCTGCGCGAGGAACACGTTAAACAGCTCCACGTTGGCCTCCTCCGAAGCCATGTGGAGACACGTCCTCCCACTCTTTAGATCCTGCACAAACCCACTGCTGTTAAAACTCTGAAATGTGCCCGTGAGCCATGTTCTCTCAGCGCCCGCAACAGCTACCTTTGTCCCGCAGGAGGCGCCCATGAGCAGCAGAGTCTTGATGCACTCCACATACATCTGGGCCTTCTGCAGCAGCTCCCGGGCCTCGTACAAACAGAGCCCCCTCCGCGCTCTGACAGCCGCGTTGTGCGACAACACGGCGGCGTGCAGCGGCGTCAAACCTTCAGACAGAGAGCAGCGCGTCACCACAAACACCACTTTACACGAGCATCCCGCTCACCGAGGAGGAGACTACTCACCATCGTAATTGAACATTTCAATGTCAACTGGCTGCCCGCTCACAGCCACGGTCCTCCAGATGCTCTGTGGAACAGGAGGAATGCATCAAAACATCAACTAGGTCACAAGACCTATTTTTACCAAAGTTATCCAGTTACAAGCTGCTTACTTCCCTCATCATGCAATGAGTCAAAGGTTTACggtacatacatgtatgtatatacatacatgtatgtatgtatgtatatacatacatgtatgtatatacatacatgtatgtatatacatacatgtatgtatgtatgtatatacatacatgtatgtatatacatacatgtatgtatgtatatacatacatgtatgtatgtacatacatgtatgtacatacatgtatgtacatacatgtatgtacatacatgtatgtatgtacatacatgtatgtatatacatacatgtatgtatatacatacatgtatgtatgtatgtatatacatacatgtacatacatgtatgtacatacatgtatgtacatacatgtatgtatgtacatacatgtatgtatatacatacatgtatgtatatacatacatgtatgtatatacatacatgtatgtat encodes the following:
- the jagn1b gene encoding protein jagunal homolog 1-B — its product is MASRAGPRAAGTDGSDFQHRERVASHYQMSVALKSEIRKLNIVHVLIWLLVAAQVTVSLLSLVSYKVVASPYQWEYPYLLSIAPTVFSFSALPRNNISYLVVSMIGSGLFCVAPLIYGTMEMFPVAQQLYRHGKSYRFIFGFSAVTVMYLVIVIAVQVHAWQIYYSKKLLDQWFTSTQDKKKK
- the LOC117740582 gene encoding collagen alpha-1(VIII) chain-like, producing the protein MAAVPLHSLCLPLTVLQLCLLPLAHGGAYYGHKQPPQQHQPLPQYNDGYPQQQFLGNEMPHLPYGKEGSSLPQYGKELPQLPLQMGKERPLIEGKGQTFPRGAKGPPPRIPGGEGLREGPQGVQGPTGPTGPPGPQGPPGLPGQGLSGLPGKPGPPGPQGYPGIGKPGMPGLPGKPGGPGSQGPKGDLGPHGGEGQTGLSGPPGLPGPPGLPGISKPGGQGFPGQLGPLGEPGTKGAPGFPGPPGSKGEKGHGQPGLPGLKGPHGPPGSPGNVGIPGVGKPGLNGQPGQPGIPGKLGPPGDSGPAGPPGERGQPGPSGLPGIGKPGKDGLRGQPGFSGGKGESGPPGLPGGPGLPGYGKPGFPGPKGHKGHAGLPGPSGLKGDKGHAGLPGVIGSTGPSGTPGPPGPMGNPGSLGFPGQKGEDGVGGQKGYPGTKGESGSPGLPGQPGSSGVGGQLGLRGLQGPIGPKGEAGTKGSPGSPGAAGLTGSRGGGGQPGETGYRGPQGIPGLTGPGGPLGPPGRPGPKGETGLPGKPGYPGEGKLGSPGHAGPQGNPGPSGPAGLPGQPGQPGPPGPPGLSAASPDLGQILPATGPYTGQKQGYKKLKNGGDAGGNGAEMPAFTAKLTNPFPLVGSPVIFDKLLHNGNQDYNPQNGVFTCSVPGVYYFAYHVHCKGSNVWVALMKNNEPVMYTYDEYKKGLLDQASGSAVLPLREGDTVYMQLPSDQAAGLYAGQYVHSTFSGYLLYPM
- the nfkbiz gene encoding NF-kappa-B inhibitor zeta, producing MTLFHWQIQRELQRLDGVSPEMLNTQDVDGDTFLHIAVAQERRALAYALATTMSGWGSLDTKERNGQTALQVAAAADQQFIVHDLLTLGAQVNTRDHWGRSPLHLCAEKGHWLSLQSIWRTVAVSGQPVDIEMFNYDGLTPLHAAVLSHNAAVRARRGLCLYEARELLQKAQMYVECIKTLLLMGASCGTKDLKSGRTCLHMASEEANVELFNVFLAQPSSLSVVNLQTFSGNTALHIVSSLQNLDTQVEAAWLLMSRGADPGSRNLEKELPSLLAPEGPVGEQVRKILKGKYLKA